A single genomic interval of Roseomonas aeriglobus harbors:
- a CDS encoding PaaI family thioesterase, whose translation MQPIPFDPQSFFKRFTWEHHGSTLGIVYHAHGIDWTELALPYAEHLVGDPASGIIASGPILTLLDQATSSAVWLKRGGFLPHATLDLRIDYLRAATPGRTVIGRGECYRLTKSVAFVRGTAHDGDPDDPLAHVAGTFMVTRMPAGVAA comes from the coding sequence ATGCAACCGATCCCGTTCGATCCCCAGAGTTTCTTCAAACGTTTCACCTGGGAACATCACGGGTCGACGCTGGGCATCGTCTATCACGCCCACGGGATCGACTGGACCGAACTCGCGCTGCCGTACGCCGAGCATCTGGTCGGCGACCCGGCATCGGGCATCATCGCATCGGGCCCGATCCTGACGCTGCTCGACCAGGCGACCAGTTCGGCGGTGTGGCTGAAGCGCGGTGGGTTCCTGCCGCACGCGACGCTCGACCTGCGCATCGATTATCTGCGCGCGGCGACGCCGGGCAGGACGGTGATCGGGCGCGGCGAATGCTATCGGCTGACGAAGAGCGTCGCCTTCGTCCGCGGGACCGCGCATGATGGTGATCCCGACGACCCGCTGGCGCATGTCGCGGGCACGTTCATGGTCACGCGGATGCCGGCAGGGGTGGCGGCATGA
- a CDS encoding PaaI family thioesterase — MILPPYATLLGIAIEPDDDGTRRLALPFAGKVSGRPGFLHGGAIGGLLEMAAILRLRDALGDEAAGVKPVTLTVDYMRGGREKMTYAAGVVRRLGSRVANVDAIAWQDDRAEPIAAARLTFLIRR; from the coding sequence ATGATCCTCCCACCCTATGCGACGCTGCTCGGCATCGCGATCGAGCCCGACGACGACGGAACGCGCCGGCTGGCGCTGCCGTTCGCGGGCAAGGTCAGCGGCCGGCCCGGTTTTCTGCACGGCGGCGCGATCGGCGGCTTGCTGGAAATGGCCGCGATCCTGCGCCTGCGCGACGCGCTGGGCGACGAAGCGGCGGGTGTGAAGCCGGTGACGCTGACGGTCGACTACATGCGGGGCGGGCGCGAGAAAATGACCTATGCCGCAGGCGTCGTCCGCCGCCTGGGGTCGCGCGTCGCCAATGTCGACGCGATCGCATGGCAGGACGACCGCGCCGAACCGATCGCGGCGGCGCGGCTGACCTTTCTCATTCGTCGCTAG